From the genome of Methanofollis sp., one region includes:
- a CDS encoding PQQ-binding-like beta-propeller repeat protein translates to MRKDYSESGGRYLRWIAATFLLLFMIISIAPAAADSGTTVMPSNKDTLLSISNNENARFNDYGNNTYHFFNPAQSATQGLNAFHITTDASNSNGQVTFSGDQSGVFYITDTGGRGWDDDGILMLAINGTVPDDFRVHIKASGYRWTPVLTGTYPAFENVTYVPVALDETFTKNDFLYGPQIWRPCAAADYPIFDGQDMTDTGNIFSIMFIDLNAGILGANTLSRSDFSGQSITDNGAIKVEYSFENLETFAAFDGYAYTVSSNQGQGVRWTNRLSATGSSGYAVIGVPPVLTSINVTPATADVGIGTSMQFTATALDQNNRPMTGLTFAWSSSDETVGMVNETGYFTALAAGTTTITAANDTFEGTATVTVTAASPGPQPLPDYNYIFFTVANDAGVKYNAFGNNTYNVRFEGYDRGLNALHISTDPAVNFGQVTVSENQSSTFYATDSGGKGYEDEIILMVAVNGTIPDTFRLHVKADGYTWTPNPVSNQAPPLDTVTYQPSALDETFTKEDFRYGPQIWKPTGNGFDYPIYCGQDMSDAANTFQVMFIDLNAGVLRPNAALENRGAVRINYSFENLDTFVAFNVYGYCQNSNNGDNMVAWSNALLAPKVTSGYSVIGAGSGPTPSRIEVAPVTAALSVGDDQQFVATAYNADDNPMAGITVVWSSSNETVGAVNATGYFTALAAGTTNVTASYGAVSGSAAVTVTEQSGGLADSAWPMVGHDLRHTGQSPYTGPSDPMQKWSYTTGGFLTIQPVIDQNGTIYVGSRDKKLHAVNPDGTLKWSYLALNQIYTASAIGSDGTVYFGCRDAKIYAVNPDGTLKWTFTTGGVVSSAPTIGSDGTIYAGSAGTKIHAINPDGTEKWSYTTGGAVSSAPAIGSDGTIYAGSADMKIYALNPDGTQKWSYTTAGVVNTAPAIGADGTIYAGSADGSLYALNPDGTQKWSYATGGAVASPAIGSDGTIYVGSASKTVNAVNPDGTQKWSYTTTGTITEAPAVDAEGTVYIPSTDKNDRNLYVIGSDGTLKWTFLDPVSPRFFYAPSIGADGTIYVGSSDSKLYAITENTAPKLTTISLVPKNPTVLKGNGLSLNATAIDQYGNQMERSVFAWTSSNETVGTVNATGYFAAFTAGKTVVTASKSTVKGTTTITVHPDGPVTLYVDASGGGDFTTIQAAVDAAFDGDRIIVRDGTYVENVVLDRAVYLGSMNGSSSTIIRPADPNDNIVTIQSDNVTVEGFSLTGTDLTYSVGKWYVRNAVYSYECDNLTIAGNDVFDDYLGISIRMAHNSTITGNTIHDVFYRGIWLDGQASLWDNSVRGSSGNTISNNVLYNITGATDLFGPICVRYATDNTITGNEIHDSGDYGLSILSSESNIVSGNQFRNISVGGIEAYFATDNLFVSNTFTGGQYAMFIRRGGSNTAYLNTFNTPSAHGWIVNQPAASWQWNSTEPVTYMVHGEAQSSYLGNFWGSSFTCNDSNTNGIGDEPFVITTSSSTQIDNYPLCGSWKDGVILAPASIVLTPQTSSLTPGDVLTFSAAAYDDNGAEISPLAFGWTSSDATVGTVNATGYFTAHKIGTTTVSAAANGAVGTATVTVTPPHGDQTTDSSLDVPGCNMTTNGDGKQEVRVNTSAANATVSGNTIRLDEDTFSLIIKTEGAPTVVNGTVNGTIAGITLNTAPVTTVLDGVGTVTASVSANLTGIPSGAALQTTVSANVSADAQSAFQLAASSDGLKVNAVAYTMNIVKTNLTNGQDVSYATIRMTASPAWVDAHGGVGAVRIIRSAEDGTKEVLKTVLVGTDADGNMVFEAFSPKGLSIFGLAAVSTAPSGGETVSSHSSSGGGNSEVAAISGSIPAGETQTFVVRETAITRITVSAWDAIDDMLVTVQKASLPTGMDAPSQTPFEVIKTTLYRADPAAIDTVTLEFAVPTAWIKEHGLSADSIVLLSYEKGAWKPLKTSFLKEENGQALYSAEASGFSYFAIAAGKTASAGQQVGETVTPTVTETAETTAPATMPTTQKSPVPWFLSLVAIGVLFLLKRD, encoded by the coding sequence ATGAGAAAAGATTATTCTGAATCCGGCGGGAGGTACCTGCGGTGGATCGCCGCAACTTTCCTCCTGCTCTTTATGATCATCAGTATCGCCCCGGCGGCTGCCGATTCCGGTACTACGGTGATGCCTTCGAACAAGGACACACTGCTGAGTATCTCGAACAACGAAAACGCCCGGTTCAACGACTACGGCAACAACACCTATCACTTCTTCAACCCTGCCCAGAGTGCAACCCAGGGCCTGAACGCCTTTCATATTACGACCGATGCCTCGAACTCCAATGGTCAGGTCACGTTCAGCGGCGACCAGTCCGGCGTCTTTTACATCACCGACACCGGTGGCCGTGGCTGGGACGACGACGGCATCCTGATGCTGGCGATCAACGGCACGGTTCCCGACGACTTCAGAGTCCACATCAAGGCGAGCGGTTATCGGTGGACACCTGTACTCACGGGCACCTATCCTGCATTCGAGAATGTCACCTATGTGCCTGTCGCCCTGGACGAGACGTTCACCAAGAACGACTTCCTCTACGGTCCGCAGATCTGGAGGCCCTGTGCGGCGGCCGATTACCCGATCTTCGACGGACAGGACATGACCGATACGGGGAACATCTTCTCGATCATGTTCATCGACCTGAACGCAGGTATCCTCGGTGCGAACACCCTCTCTCGGTCTGACTTCTCGGGCCAGTCGATCACCGACAACGGCGCAATCAAGGTCGAGTATTCCTTCGAGAACCTGGAGACCTTCGCCGCGTTCGACGGCTACGCCTATACGGTCTCCTCGAACCAGGGGCAGGGCGTCCGCTGGACCAATCGCCTGAGTGCAACAGGCTCGTCCGGTTATGCCGTTATCGGCGTCCCGCCGGTGCTGACCTCGATCAATGTCACTCCCGCGACCGCTGACGTCGGGATCGGCACCTCGATGCAGTTCACCGCCACCGCCCTCGACCAGAACAACCGGCCGATGACCGGTCTCACCTTTGCGTGGTCGAGTAGCGACGAAACGGTCGGCATGGTAAATGAGACCGGGTACTTCACCGCCCTCGCAGCCGGCACGACCACAATCACGGCGGCAAACGACACTTTCGAGGGCACGGCCACGGTGACCGTCACCGCCGCGTCCCCCGGCCCGCAGCCCCTTCCCGACTACAACTACATCTTCTTCACCGTCGCCAACGACGCCGGCGTGAAATACAACGCCTTCGGCAACAACACCTACAATGTCAGGTTCGAAGGCTACGACCGCGGCCTCAACGCCCTGCACATCTCCACCGACCCGGCAGTCAACTTCGGTCAGGTGACGGTCTCCGAGAACCAGAGCAGCACCTTCTATGCGACCGACTCCGGCGGCAAGGGCTACGAGGACGAGATCATCCTGATGGTCGCCGTGAACGGGACGATCCCTGACACCTTCAGGCTGCATGTGAAGGCTGACGGTTACACATGGACCCCGAACCCGGTGAGCAACCAGGCCCCGCCCCTTGACACCGTGACCTACCAGCCCTCCGCCCTCGACGAGACCTTCACGAAGGAAGACTTCAGGTACGGCCCGCAGATCTGGAAGCCGACCGGCAACGGTTTCGACTACCCGATCTATTGCGGCCAAGACATGAGCGACGCTGCAAACACCTTCCAAGTGATGTTCATCGACCTGAACGCCGGCGTGCTTCGACCGAACGCTGCCCTCGAGAACCGGGGTGCAGTGCGGATCAACTACTCCTTCGAGAACCTGGACACCTTTGTGGCCTTCAACGTCTACGGCTACTGCCAGAACTCGAACAACGGCGACAACATGGTCGCCTGGAGCAACGCCCTCCTGGCGCCCAAGGTGACGAGCGGCTACTCGGTCATCGGCGCAGGGTCCGGCCCCACTCCCTCACGGATCGAGGTCGCCCCGGTCACGGCCGCTCTGAGCGTCGGCGACGACCAGCAGTTTGTCGCCACCGCCTATAACGCCGACGACAACCCGATGGCCGGCATCACCGTTGTCTGGTCGAGTTCGAATGAGACCGTGGGCGCGGTGAACGCCACCGGGTACTTCACCGCCCTTGCCGCCGGCACGACGAATGTCACCGCCTCGTACGGTGCGGTCTCGGGCAGCGCTGCGGTGACCGTCACCGAGCAGTCGGGCGGCCTTGCCGACTCGGCGTGGCCGATGGTCGGCCACGACCTGAGGCATACCGGGCAGAGCCCCTATACCGGACCGAGCGACCCGATGCAGAAATGGTCGTACACTACGGGTGGTTTCCTCACGATCCAGCCGGTGATCGACCAGAACGGAACGATTTATGTCGGCTCCCGGGACAAAAAACTCCACGCCGTCAACCCTGACGGCACGCTGAAATGGTCGTATCTCGCACTCAACCAGATCTACACAGCGTCAGCGATCGGCAGCGACGGCACCGTCTACTTCGGCTGCCGTGACGCGAAGATCTATGCCGTGAACCCTGACGGCACGCTGAAGTGGACGTTTACGACCGGCGGCGTCGTCTCCTCCGCCCCGACGATCGGTTCCGACGGCACGATCTATGCCGGCTCCGCCGGCACGAAGATCCACGCCATCAACCCGGACGGCACGGAGAAATGGTCTTACACAACCGGCGGGGCGGTCTCCTCGGCCCCAGCGATCGGTTCGGACGGTACGATCTACGCCGGTTCGGCCGACATGAAGATCTACGCCCTGAACCCCGACGGCACCCAGAAGTGGTCGTACACCACCGCTGGTGTGGTCAACACGGCCCCTGCGATCGGTGCTGACGGCACGATCTACGCCGGTTCGGCCGACGGCAGCCTCTATGCCCTGAATCCCGACGGCACCCAGAAGTGGTCGTACGCCACCGGTGGCGCCGTTGCGTCCCCTGCGATCGGCAGCGACGGCACGATCTATGTGGGTTCGGCCAGCAAGACCGTCAACGCCGTGAACCCCGACGGCACCCAGAAGTGGTCCTATACAACCACCGGCACCATCACGGAGGCACCGGCCGTCGATGCCGAAGGTACCGTCTATATCCCGTCCACCGACAAGAACGACCGGAACCTCTATGTGATCGGCTCCGACGGCACACTGAAGTGGACGTTCCTCGACCCCGTGAGCCCGCGGTTCTTCTACGCACCCTCCATCGGTGCGGACGGCACCATCTACGTCGGGTCGAGCGACAGTAAACTCTATGCGATCACCGAGAACACCGCGCCCAAGCTCACCACAATCTCTCTTGTACCGAAGAACCCCACCGTCCTCAAGGGGAACGGACTCTCCCTCAATGCAACGGCCATCGACCAGTACGGGAACCAGATGGAGAGGTCCGTCTTCGCCTGGACGAGCAGCAACGAGACGGTCGGCACGGTGAACGCCACCGGCTACTTCGCCGCCTTTACCGCCGGTAAAACGGTGGTCACCGCCTCAAAAAGCACCGTGAAAGGCACCACCACCATCACCGTCCACCCCGACGGTCCGGTCACCCTGTACGTCGATGCCTCCGGCGGAGGAGATTTCACCACCATCCAGGCGGCCGTCGACGCGGCGTTCGATGGCGACCGCATCATCGTCAGGGACGGCACCTATGTTGAAAATGTCGTCCTCGACCGAGCGGTGTATCTGGGATCGATGAACGGGTCGTCATCGACGATCATCCGGCCGGCGGACCCGAACGACAACATCGTCACGATACAATCTGACAATGTCACCGTCGAGGGATTCTCCCTCACCGGGACGGACCTTACTTATTCTGTCGGTAAGTGGTACGTGCGAAATGCCGTCTATTCCTATGAATGCGATAACCTTACCATTGCAGGAAATGATGTTTTCGACGACTATCTGGGCATTAGCATCAGGATGGCGCACAACTCCACCATCACCGGAAATACCATTCATGATGTGTTCTACAGAGGGATCTGGTTGGATGGTCAGGCGTCCCTATGGGACAATAGCGTCAGGGGATCAAGCGGGAACACGATCTCCAACAATGTTCTCTACAACATCACCGGTGCAACAGATCTCTTTGGTCCGATATGCGTCAGGTATGCCACGGATAACACTATCACAGGGAACGAGATCCATGACAGCGGCGACTATGGATTGTCCATACTTTCCTCGGAATCGAATATCGTCTCAGGAAACCAGTTCCGAAATATCAGTGTCGGAGGCATTGAGGCGTATTTCGCCACCGACAACCTCTTCGTCTCCAACACGTTCACGGGCGGGCAATATGCAATGTTCATCAGGAGAGGCGGTTCAAACACCGCATACCTCAACACATTCAACACACCATCTGCACATGGATGGATAGTCAATCAACCTGCTGCATCTTGGCAGTGGAACTCCACCGAACCGGTGACCTATATGGTTCACGGTGAGGCGCAGTCCTCGTACCTCGGAAACTTCTGGGGCTCCTCCTTTACCTGTAACGACTCGAATACCAACGGTATCGGCGACGAACCTTTTGTCATCACGACGTCGTCGTCGACACAGATCGACAATTACCCCCTGTGCGGTTCCTGGAAGGACGGCGTCATTCTCGCTCCGGCCTCGATCGTCCTTACGCCGCAGACGTCTTCGCTTACCCCCGGCGACGTCCTGACGTTCAGCGCCGCCGCCTATGACGACAACGGCGCTGAGATCTCGCCCCTCGCCTTCGGGTGGACGTCGTCCGACGCCACCGTCGGCACGGTGAACGCGACCGGGTACTTCACCGCCCACAAGATCGGCACGACCACGGTCAGCGCCGCGGCGAATGGTGCGGTCGGCACGGCCACGGTGACGGTGACGCCGCCGCACGGCGACCAGACGACGGACTCATCGCTTGATGTTCCGGGCTGCAACATGACGACGAATGGCGATGGGAAGCAGGAGGTCAGGGTCAACACCTCAGCCGCCAACGCCACCGTCTCCGGGAACACCATCCGGCTCGACGAGGACACCTTCAGCCTCATCATCAAGACCGAGGGCGCTCCCACCGTCGTGAACGGCACCGTGAACGGCACAATTGCCGGCATCACCCTCAACACCGCGCCGGTCACCACGGTCCTTGACGGCGTCGGCACGGTCACCGCCTCCGTCTCGGCGAACCTGACCGGCATCCCCTCTGGCGCCGCCCTGCAGACCACCGTCTCTGCGAATGTCTCGGCCGACGCACAGAGCGCCTTCCAGCTCGCCGCCTCCAGTGACGGGTTGAAGGTGAACGCCGTCGCTTACACGATGAACATTGTCAAGACGAACCTGACGAACGGTCAGGACGTCTCCTATGCCACGATCCGCATGACCGCTAGTCCGGCGTGGGTCGACGCCCACGGCGGCGTGGGTGCGGTGCGGATCATCCGCTCGGCGGAGGACGGGACGAAGGAAGTCCTGAAGACGGTCCTCGTCGGCACCGATGCCGACGGGAACATGGTCTTCGAGGCCTTCTCGCCGAAAGGCCTCTCGATCTTCGGTCTGGCCGCAGTCTCGACTGCACCGAGCGGCGGGGAGACAGTCTCCTCCCACTCGTCATCCGGTGGCGGGAATTCTGAAGTTGCCGCGATCTCCGGTTCCATCCCTGCCGGGGAAACACAGACCTTTGTGGTGAGAGAAACAGCGATCACCCGGATCACGGTCAGTGCCTGGGACGCGATCGACGACATGCTGGTGACGGTGCAGAAGGCCTCCCTGCCGACGGGCATGGACGCTCCCTCGCAGACACCCTTCGAGGTCATCAAGACCACTCTCTACCGGGCCGACCCGGCCGCGATCGACACGGTGACCCTTGAGTTTGCGGTACCGACGGCCTGGATCAAGGAGCATGGCCTCTCCGCCGACAGCATCGTCCTCCTCAGTTACGAGAAGGGTGCCTGGAAGCCGCTCAAGACCTCCTTCCTGAAGGAGGAGAACGGCCAGGCCCTGTACTCCGCCGAGGCCTCGGGCTTCTCGTACTTCGCGATCGCCGCTGGGAAGACCGCCTCTGCCGGTCAGCAGGTCGGAGAGACGGTCACGCCGACCGTGACCGAAACTGCTGAGACGACTGCCCCGGCAACCATGCCGACGACGCAGAAGTCGCCGGTCCCGTGGTTCCTCTCTCTTGTCGCCATAGGGGTACTCTTCCTCCTGAAGAGGGACTGA